A DNA window from Streptomyces parvus contains the following coding sequences:
- a CDS encoding MFS transporter has product MSKMAGLSRTADTALPDPSRWKALAFIALAQLMVVLDATIVNIALPSAQTDLGISDGNKQWVITAYALAFGGLLLFGGRIADLWGRKRTFVVGLTGFALASALGGAAQNEAMMFGSRALQGVFGALLAPAALSLLAVMFTDAKERAKAFGIYGAIAGGGGAVGLILGGFLTEYLNWRWTFFVNIPFAVVAAVGAYFVIREPSGTRNRAPLDIPGVVLSTLGLVTLVYGFTRAESAGWSDALTVSMFVAAAVLLLSFVVTESRVKSPLLPLRVLTERNRGGVYLSLGLAIIAMFGLFLFLTYYLQVVKGYSPVKTGFAFMPMIVGMITGSTQIGTRLMTRVPPRLLMGPGFLVAAVGMLLLTQLDLNTSYAAVILPGMLLLGLGMGTAFMPAMSLATHGIEPRDAGVASAMVNTSQQVGGAIGTALLNTIAASATTAYVADHAASATDPKLLELQAMVSGFASAIWWAVGILVAAAAIAIALINTGRPGTGSGGTESASEAGAEEEFRIPVVAH; this is encoded by the coding sequence ATGTCAAAAATGGCCGGCCTGTCCCGAACAGCCGACACCGCCCTTCCCGATCCGAGCCGCTGGAAAGCCCTCGCCTTCATCGCGCTCGCCCAGCTGATGGTCGTCCTCGACGCGACCATCGTGAACATCGCGCTGCCCTCCGCCCAGACCGACCTCGGCATCTCCGACGGCAACAAGCAGTGGGTCATCACCGCCTACGCCCTCGCCTTCGGCGGTCTCCTCCTCTTCGGCGGCCGGATCGCCGACCTCTGGGGCCGTAAGCGCACCTTCGTCGTCGGCCTGACCGGCTTCGCGCTGGCCTCCGCGCTCGGCGGGGCCGCCCAGAACGAGGCGATGATGTTCGGCTCCCGGGCCCTCCAGGGTGTCTTCGGCGCCCTGCTCGCCCCGGCCGCGCTGTCCCTGCTCGCCGTGATGTTCACCGACGCCAAGGAGCGCGCCAAGGCGTTCGGCATCTACGGGGCCATCGCCGGTGGCGGTGGCGCGGTCGGGCTGATCCTCGGCGGCTTCCTCACCGAGTACCTGAACTGGCGCTGGACGTTCTTCGTCAACATCCCGTTCGCCGTGGTCGCCGCCGTGGGCGCGTACTTCGTGATCCGTGAGCCCTCCGGCACCCGCAACCGCGCACCGCTGGACATCCCCGGCGTCGTGCTCTCCACCCTCGGCCTGGTCACCCTGGTCTACGGCTTCACGCGCGCCGAGTCGGCCGGCTGGTCGGACGCCCTGACCGTCTCGATGTTCGTCGCCGCCGCCGTACTGCTGCTGTCCTTCGTCGTGACCGAGTCGCGCGTGAAGTCGCCGCTGCTGCCGCTGCGCGTCCTCACCGAGCGCAACCGCGGCGGGGTCTACCTCTCGCTGGGTCTCGCCATCATCGCGATGTTCGGGCTGTTCCTCTTCCTGACCTACTACCTGCAGGTCGTCAAGGGCTACTCCCCGGTCAAGACCGGCTTCGCGTTCATGCCCATGATCGTCGGCATGATCACCGGCTCCACCCAGATCGGCACCCGGCTGATGACCCGGGTCCCGCCGCGTCTGCTGATGGGCCCCGGATTCCTGGTCGCCGCGGTCGGCATGCTGCTCCTGACCCAGCTGGACCTGAACACCAGCTACGCGGCCGTCATCCTGCCCGGCATGCTGCTGCTCGGCCTCGGTATGGGTACGGCGTTCATGCCGGCGATGTCCCTGGCCACGCACGGCATCGAGCCGCGTGACGCGGGTGTGGCGTCCGCGATGGTCAACACCTCGCAGCAGGTCGGCGGCGCCATCGGCACCGCCCTGCTGAACACCATCGCCGCGAGCGCCACCACCGCGTACGTCGCCGATCACGCGGCCAGCGCCACGGACCCGAAGCTCCTGGAGCTCCAGGCCATGGTCAGCGGTTTCGCCTCCGCGATCTGGTGGGCGGTCGGCATCCTCGTCGCCGCGGCCGCCATCGCGATCGCCCTCATCAACACCGGCCGCCCCGGAACCGGGTCGGGCGGCACGGAGAGCGCGTCCGAGGCGGGCGCCGAGGAGGAGTTCAGGATTCCGGTGGTCGCCCACTGA